In one window of Candidatus Binatia bacterium DNA:
- a CDS encoding alkaline phosphatase family protein — protein MAAKLLAAITVLTIALCAGCSSGSTSSSALPTQPVQGISPTERSLASNYIKHVVVIIQENRSFENFFAGYPNADAPMVGWGLKAGKRVRIKLHQDTFELEPNLEHLYPASIIDWDNGKMDGFSKWGQNHNDAAYAYIERSQVQPYWDMANQYVLAAHMFPTEFGPSWTAHLTLVAGTDNVKQSPLWAVSDFSDGAWNSCDSPKGSKTDVITMDRKEHYFAGPYPCFDQFNTMAQDLDQNSITWKYYVDKIKHAGIWSPFEAIKYVRRGPDYQNDMVQPETQVLQDAASGNLAQVSWVTPIMADSDHPGSHSDLGPSWVSSIVNAVGGGPDWSSTAIILLWDDWGGFYDNAKPPNLDFRGPGIRVPCLIISPYAKSNYVDLTQYEFGSILRFIEESFNLPYLDQLSGSSSWQGYTDRRANSLDNAFNFTQPARAFKRIHSKYSEQYILRMPRDTNTPVDTE, from the coding sequence ATGGCCGCCAAACTTCTCGCAGCTATTACCGTGCTGACGATTGCTCTTTGTGCCGGATGCTCTTCCGGCTCGACCTCATCCAGCGCTCTTCCCACGCAGCCGGTGCAGGGGATCTCTCCGACGGAGCGCAGCCTCGCGAGCAACTACATCAAGCACGTCGTCGTCATCATCCAAGAGAATCGCAGCTTCGAAAACTTCTTCGCCGGCTACCCGAACGCCGACGCGCCCATGGTGGGCTGGGGCCTGAAGGCCGGCAAGCGAGTCAGGATCAAACTGCATCAAGACACCTTCGAACTCGAACCGAATCTCGAACACCTCTACCCGGCCTCGATCATCGATTGGGATAACGGGAAGATGGACGGCTTCTCTAAGTGGGGGCAGAACCACAACGACGCGGCCTACGCATACATCGAGCGTTCCCAAGTGCAGCCGTACTGGGACATGGCCAATCAGTACGTCCTCGCCGCGCACATGTTCCCGACCGAGTTCGGGCCGAGCTGGACGGCGCACCTGACGCTCGTCGCCGGTACGGACAACGTTAAACAGAGTCCGCTCTGGGCCGTGTCCGACTTCTCGGATGGTGCCTGGAACAGCTGCGATTCACCGAAGGGCAGCAAGACCGACGTCATCACCATGGACCGCAAGGAGCATTACTTCGCCGGTCCCTACCCGTGCTTCGACCAATTCAACACGATGGCCCAGGATCTCGACCAGAACAGCATCACGTGGAAGTACTACGTGGACAAGATCAAGCACGCCGGTATCTGGTCGCCGTTCGAGGCGATCAAGTACGTGCGCCGCGGACCCGACTATCAGAACGATATGGTGCAGCCCGAGACGCAGGTGCTTCAGGACGCTGCGAGCGGCAACCTCGCCCAAGTGAGCTGGGTCACGCCCATAATGGCCGACTCCGACCACCCGGGGTCGCATAGCGATTTGGGCCCCTCGTGGGTCTCGTCGATCGTCAACGCCGTCGGCGGGGGCCCCGACTGGAGCTCGACCGCGATCATCCTTTTGTGGGACGATTGGGGCGGCTTCTACGACAACGCAAAACCGCCGAACCTGGACTTCCGCGGCCCCGGCATCCGCGTACCATGCCTAATCATCTCGCCATACGCCAAGTCGAACTACGTCGACCTTACGCAATATGAGTTCGGCAGCATCCTGAGGTTCATCGAAGAGTCCTTCAACCTTCCGTACCTGGACCAGCTGTCAGGCTCGTCTTCGTGGCAAGGCTACACCGACAGGCGCGCCAACAGCCTCGACAACGCCTTCAACTTCACTCAGCCGGCGCGCGCGTTCAAGCGGATTCACTCGAAATACTCCGAGCAGTACATCTTGAGGATGCCGCGCGACACTAATACACCCGTCGACACGGAGTAG